A region of the Veillonellales bacterium genome:
TTCCTGGCGTGGAGGCGAAGAAGAATGCCTAACCTTCTTGAAGGACTTAATGATAATAAGAGGCAGGCTGTAACTTCCGATTCAACACTTGTAAAGAGATACCGATTTTCTGTTAGTACCGGAATGCCTGATAGTGAAATTAACGAGATTGTTACTGTAAGCGGTAATACTTCTGATAGGGAACTTGAAAAAATGTTTGACGGCTGGGTACAAGATCAACTAATAGTTGAATGCCGCTTTTTGGAAGAAATAAGTACTACTAAGGCGGGTGATTAATTTGCCTATTCTTCTTGACGGCCTCAATGAAAATCAACGGAAAGCAGTAACGTCAACCGCTCCCGTTATCCTTTGCCTGGCCGGTGCTGGCTCAGGCAAGACCACCGTCCTGACCCGCAGAATCGCCCATTTGCATCAAGAATACCGCATTGGCACTGTTAACATGCTGGCCTTAACCTTCACCCGCCTGGCGGGAAAAGAAATGAAAGAGCGCATTATGCGGCTGATCGGCGAGAACCAGGGGAAAAAGTTATTCGTCAATACCTTTCACGCCTTTGCGGTTGCTGTGCTTCGCCGGTGGTGTTACAAGCTTGGGATTGAAGAGAACTTCACTATTTACGACCAGGAAGATCGGGAAGCAATACTGCAGATTATTATTGAGGAATTCGGCAGTCGGGTTACATTGAAAAAAGTTCTGGATAGGCAAGCAAACTGCAGCGATTACCGGGAAGAACAAAAAAAATACCCGGAAGAGTGCCGGGTACTCATTGAATACGGTTACCGCTGCAAGCAGAATAACGCCGTTGACTTGGACAGGCTGATTGATTTAGTTGTACGGCTGTGGCAATTACACCCGGATGTATTGCAAGAGTATCAGCAAAATTACACCCATGTTTTCATTGATGAATTCCAGGACACCAACGATGAGCAAATGGCCATGATCGAGTTATTACATCCGCAACACATATTTTTCGTCGGCGACGATTTTCAGAGCATATATGGCTGGCGCGGTTCAAGGGTTGAGTTCATCATTGATCTTCCTAAATACCGGCCAGACTGCGAAGTTATTAAACTGGAAGACAATTACCGGTCTACCGAGCAGATTGTTGCGGCTGCTAATCGGCTAATCAAGCACAACGTAAACCAGACGGAAAAGAAGCTGGTTGCTCACAAAACGGGGATTGAGGTTGTAACTTATCAGGCCAAAGACAGCGGGGAGGAAGCCGCCAATATTGCCGCACTGATGAAACCATTGGTTAATAATCCAGCAGCAGCGATTTCTCCGAAAGATATAGCGGTACTGGCAAGGACAAATAACCAAATTGATAATATCAAATATATTCTTGAAGATGCTAGAATACCGGTCCTCCGTGTATCCGGTAAAGATGATCCGTTTAAAGCACCGGCGGTCAGGCCAATTATGAACTGGTTGTATTTCCTGCATAATCGGAAAAATAATGTATCCTTTAAAAAATGCGCTAGACAGTCTGGTGTAACCGGGCTACAAATTGCAGCATTAGAAATTAATGCGATCCAGCAAGATATGTCCATGTACGATGCCGGTAAGAACTTTGGTATTGATGGGGTTTATCAATTTATCCGGCTATGGGAAGAGCAAGAATCTACCGGCAGGCCGTCGCATGAATTCCAGTTGCTGAAAGAATTGCTGCAAATTAATGACCATCCTGATATTGACAAGGCACTTCACATGATTGCAGTTTGGGAAGCGTCAAAAATGGAACTGGGAGAGAATTGCCTGATACAAGCATTTCTGAAATTCCTCCGGTACCGGGATATTCAAGAAAAACTGATTGAGCAAAAGGATGCAGTTAAGCTAATGACGGTACACGCGTCCAAAGGGCTTGAGTTTGACACAGTGTTTGTGGCTGGGATGAATCAAGGAATATTCCCATCAAAGCGGGGAGATATCGAAGAAGAACGACGCCTATTCTATGTAGCGGTAACCAGGGCGAAAAATCGGTTATATATCACATGGCCGGATATGGCCCCGGATTGGAGAGGATCACCGGTTAAGGCAAAGTGTAGTCAATTTATAAACGAAATGGGAGTAGGGGGAGAATAACATGCAAGTTATTACTGAAGAAGACAAACTTCAAGATCAATGGTACGAGGAAGCTAAAAAACAAACCGTAGAAACGCTACCGGGTTTTATTAAAAAATTAACTACCGAATATCAGCATGATTATGGCACGATATGTCATGCAATAGCGGCGGCCGCCGTTGGTGCGGCTTGGGCTGTTGATCATTCAGAACAAGGCGGTATAACCGGTTTTCAAGCAAGTTGTATTAACTGGGAATTCTTAAAACAGTGGGGCAGAATTACACCGCCGGCAAGAATTTTGAGTTACAAAGAAATGCTCTATCCGCAAAAAGAGTATGTATTTACAACAATTTCTAAGGAGACTTGGGACTGGCTTCAAAAAACTGCGAAAGAGTATTTAGCTAGTAAAACAGAAGCCCACCCGAATGTAATAGCCCACTGGGAATCAATAGCCAATGGCAAAATACCGTTTGGTTTTTCTATTGAAGAATAACATTGGATAAGATTATAAATTTCATGTTTGATGATGCTTTTAACAAATGTGGTGATTAACATGCGCTGCAAACGCTGCGGACGAGCCTTAAAAGATTCAGTCTCTATTGAGCACGGATATGGGCCGGTATGCTATGAAAAGCGGTACAAGGGATTTAAGTACCAAACAGAACTACGGTTTAACCCGCTACTGGTGGGAACGGCAAGAGAGCAGCATGACATTATCGATAAGCTGCTAAAAGAAAAAATCTAGGGTAACGGGCAGACTAATCAAAAATAGCCTGCCCCAAACCCTAAATAATTATGAAGGAGAGGATTTACATGCCAATGGAAATACCGGTTTCCCTATCTACTATATGCGGTGGAGCGCTAGAAGAACAGTTCCAGCAAGTATATCCCGCGGTAATTGCTCAGTTGCGCGGAGGAAACAAAGGGTCTGTCTCCATCACGATTGATTTTAAAAAGGTGCCGGATACGACTACTATGGTTTCCACGTCATACAAATTGACGCCTAAGTTCCCAGCCAGTGGCAAGGCAAGTATTTGCCAGTTAACAGACAAGTTCGGACTTAAGACGGAACCGCCGGCAGAAAAGCCTAAAGTAATTGGTTTATTTGATAAAAAAGTTGAGGGAGGAAACAGCAATGAGTAATCAAGAGAAAACAATCAACGTAACTCCGAATGGGGACACCTTAATCATTCGGGAAGGACGGGCTCCGGAGGTATTCCGGTATGATGGATTTCGATATAACGCCAATTCCACACCGGCGCTAATTGAGCTGGTTAAAAGCAAGTCGGTGAAACCGCATTGCGTGGTTGCCTACAATGAGAATGGGTTTCAAGCAATTCTTAATGATAAAGTCGTGGATCGTGAACAGGACCGCATTACCTATATATTTAAAAAATCGCAGCAATACAAGGAGTGGAAAAAAATTCTGGAAGATGGATCGGTGTTCACTCAGAAACAATTCCTTGACTTCCTGCGCCGCCGTGAAGAGGGTGAGATTAACGCGATTGATTCACTAATCGCCAATATTCAAGGTTTCAAATATGTGACTAATATTTCCGGTGACTTCACCTTTGATGATCGAAATAATTATACCTTCGCTATCAAGGTTGGGGATTCCGAGACTACTGTCAAGTTGCCTCAGTACCTGGTTGCCAACATTGAAATCTACAATGAATCAGGATTTACCCAGGAAATTGAACTTGAGCTTGAAGTGGAAAAGCCGAAAGCAGAAGGAGAAAAACCACTTTTCGCTCTGCATTGTCCGAAGCTTCCGAGGTATCTGCAGCTGGCTGTTGATTATGAAATCGACAGGGTGAAGAAAGAGCTTGACGGTTATCTGATTGTTGCCGGTGATAT
Encoded here:
- a CDS encoding ATP-dependent helicase, whose amino-acid sequence is MPILLDGLNENQRKAVTSTAPVILCLAGAGSGKTTVLTRRIAHLHQEYRIGTVNMLALTFTRLAGKEMKERIMRLIGENQGKKLFVNTFHAFAVAVLRRWCYKLGIEENFTIYDQEDREAILQIIIEEFGSRVTLKKVLDRQANCSDYREEQKKYPEECRVLIEYGYRCKQNNAVDLDRLIDLVVRLWQLHPDVLQEYQQNYTHVFIDEFQDTNDEQMAMIELLHPQHIFFVGDDFQSIYGWRGSRVEFIIDLPKYRPDCEVIKLEDNYRSTEQIVAAANRLIKHNVNQTEKKLVAHKTGIEVVTYQAKDSGEEAANIAALMKPLVNNPAAAISPKDIAVLARTNNQIDNIKYILEDARIPVLRVSGKDDPFKAPAVRPIMNWLYFLHNRKNNVSFKKCARQSGVTGLQIAALEINAIQQDMSMYDAGKNFGIDGVYQFIRLWEEQESTGRPSHEFQLLKELLQINDHPDIDKALHMIAVWEASKMELGENCLIQAFLKFLRYRDIQEKLIEQKDAVKLMTVHASKGLEFDTVFVAGMNQGIFPSKRGDIEEERRLFYVAVTRAKNRLYITWPDMAPDWRGSPVKAKCSQFINEMGVGGE
- a CDS encoding DUF6011 domain-containing protein; the encoded protein is MMLLTNVVINMRCKRCGRALKDSVSIEHGYGPVCYEKRYKGFKYQTELRFNPLLVGTAREQHDIIDKLLKEKI